From the Micromonospora echinospora genome, the window CAGGCAGGTCGCGACGGAAATTCCGGTCCACAGGTCAGAAATGTGGGTCGGGCCGGTACGTACGCCGTAGACGACGATGTCGCGGTCCGGGGAGAGCGCATCGTCGCGGTAGTAGGCGACCCCGTCGGAAATCGCGACGTGATCCGGGGGCGCCACGACGAAGTCGAGGCCGGCGCGTGCTGCTCCGGCAGCGTAGTCGGGCCAGAATTCCTGTTCCTCGTACGCCCGTAGCAGCTCCGAGCTGCGATCGGGGAAAAGGTAGAGGATGCGCTGGTCAGCCATGACACCTCACCGTCTGGGTCGGGGACCCGCACAGCATGCCGGCCGGCGTTTAAGGAACGCTTAAGGCTGGCCAAAGTGGCTACGTGACAGCGGTCGATTTCTTAAGCATCGTGGACGACCTGTCGTGGCCGCTGTTAATGTCCGCACCGGACCGACGCGGAATAGCGAGGTATGCAGATGATCTGGCATCACGAGGAACGCATCGACGTGCTGGCGCAGGCCCGCCGGGAAATGTGCGGCAGTGGCGGACGGATTCCCGACGCACATTTCTACGAGCGTAAGTTGGCCGAGGTCTGGCGGCGAGCCGGGAACAGTCCGGCGTACGCGGGAATCGGCGGGTACAGTCCGGCGGCGTTCGCTGCGCTGCCCGTCACCGCCAGGGAGGAGCTCAAGGCCCGCCCCGCCGACTTCCTCGCCGTCGCGCCGAACGCGGCGCTGCGCTACTACGAGACCACGGGAAGCACTGGCGCGCCCACGCCGACGCCGAGGCTGGCCGAGGACGTCATCTGGAACACGGTCTCGGTGGCGGAGGCGTGGCGGGAGTTGCTCGACCGGCCGGACGAACGGGTGCTGAACCTGCTGCCCTCGGACGTGGTGCCGGTCGGCGACCTGGTGGCCCAGGCGTGTGACTACCTCGACGTGGCGCACACCCGGGCGTACCCGTTCACCACCGGCATCCTCGACTGGGACCGACTTGCCGACCTGTGGTGCAACGTCGCCCCCACGACGGTCTTCGTGGCTCCCGGGGTCGCACTGCAATGGACCCGGCTGGCCAAACAGCGCCGGATGCTGGACAAGCTCAGCGACTCCGTACGGCGACTCATGCTGCTCGGCGAGGTCAACACCCCGGCGTTGCGGGCCCGGCTCGGCCGGTGGTGGGGCGCCACGGCGCTGGACGGTAGTTACGGCAGCACCGAGACCGGCACCCTGGCCGCCGCGTGCACGGCCGGCAACCAGCACCTGCTGCCCACCGCCGCGTACTTCGAGCTGATGACCGGGCAGGGTCTGGTCCCCGCCGGAGCGGGCGCCTGTGCCGGCACCGCCTCGGGGACGGGCGAACTGGTGGTGACGCCGCTGAACGCGTACGCCCGGCCGCTGCTGCGGCTCAACACCGGGGACGTGGTGACCCTGACCACCGGCTGCCCGTGCGGCCGGCGCACACCGCTGGTACGGGTACACGGCCGCGCCTCCGACACCACGCAGGTGCGGGGTGTGGCGCTCGCACCGGGGCAGGTGGAGGAGATCGTGTACGCCGCCACCACCGCCACCGGCTACCTGATCGAGGTGGACGCCGCCGGCACCTGGGCCCGCCTGCTGCTCGAACGGGAGGTCGACGGCTATCGCGCGGGCGAGCCTGCGATGGTCCAGGCCCTCCAGAACGTCTTCGAACGGAGCCTCGGGCTGGCCTGGGACCAGGTGGCCTTCGTCAACACCCTGCCCGTCAACACCAAGAGCGGAGCCGCGCAGAAGAGCTGGAAGCGGTCGAACGTGCGCGTGCTGGAGTCGGCATGACCCGCGTCGCCAGCGGCCCGGCCGGTAGCGGCGAGGCCGACCTGTGGTGCACGTACGCAGCCGTGCGCACCCTGGCGTGGCTCGGCCGCACCGACGCGGTGGACGACCGCGCCGGTGTGCGGGCCTGCCTGACCGGCCGACGCAACGCCGACGGCGGGTACGCGTGGAGCAGGGGCATGGCATCCGACGCGTGGGCCACCTACTACTGCACCCAGGCGCTCGCCGAGCTGGGGGAGGCGGTACCGCAGGCGGACCGCACCCGGGACTGGCTGCGGGACACCTGGTCCGGCGAGGCGTACGGCATGACGCCCGGCCAGGCTCCCGACGTCTGGGCCACCCACTTCTCCACCCGTACCGCGCGCACGATCTGCGGTGACACGGTGCCGGACCGGGCTGCGCTGACCGGCTGGCTGCGTGCCCTGCAGTCGCCGGACGGCGGCCTCTGCTGGACGCCCGGCGACGCGGAGCACGGCGACGCCGACGTGCGCGCGTGCTACTACGGCGTCATGTCGTGGCTGGAGGCCGGGAGCGGCGACCCGCCGCCGTGGGACGTGCCACGGTTGGTGGCCTGGCTGCGCCGGAGGCAGGACCGGGACGGCGGATTCCGGTTCACCGAGGCTGCGGAGGTGCCCTGTCTCTGGGCGACGTACCGGGCGACGGCTGCCCTGGCCGCCCTGGGGGCGGCCCCCCGGGACCCGGCCGCCGTGATCTTCTGGCTGCTCGGGATGCGGGGCGGTAGCGGCGCGTTCGTGCGCTGGGCCGGCTACCCCGTCGAGGACGTGTGGGCCGCCTTCTGCGCGGTCGGCACCCTGCGCGCCCTGGGGGCACCGACCGGGCTCGTCGAGGCGCCGGTCGTGGCCCGGATCCGCGCTGTCGCCTGCCCCGGTGGCTACACCTACCGGGAGGCGTCGCTGGCCGCGGACGCGCTGACCACCGCCGCGGTGATCCTGTCGAACGGCGGCGGCGGCGACGCGGCGGCGAGGACCTGGCTCGAAGGCTGTCAACTGCCCAACGAGGGCGGAGTCATGTACATGCCCGGTCGCGGTGCGGAGGTGCGGTGCACCCTGTGGGCGCTGGCCGCCGGCGCCTTCGCCGGCGACGCCGTGGGCCGGTCGCGGATCGCTCGGTGGATCGTCGACCTCCAGAATCCGGACGGCGGCTTCGGACACTGGTCGGGCCGTGGGTCCGACCTGGTGTCCACGGTGTCGGCGGCGGAGATCCTGCGGCTGCTCGGCGTCGCGCCGCGCCGCGGCCTCGACGCGGAGCGGCTGCTCGGCTTCGTGCGTTCGTGCGCGTCCGGGGCCGGGCACGCCCCCGTGCCGGGCGGCCGTCCCACGCTCCGCTCCGGCCTTCAGGCGCACCGGCTGCTGGCGGCGCTCGGCCACCCGGACGCGTCCGCGGTGACCCGGCTGCTCGCCGCCCACCGGGTGCGCGGCGGCGGCTGGGCCAACGAGGGCAACCGGATGCCGGACCTGCTCTCCACGTACGAGGCGGTGTTGACCACGGACCGTCTGGGCCTGCCACTCGACGGTTCGCCCGTTGCCCGGTTCCTGGACAGCACGGACCGGGACGGCAGCACCGCCTGGACACCACTGGCACCCACCGGTGGCGGCATGCTGGCCGACTGTCTCGGCGGGCTGCTCCGCACACGGCTCTCCCGCCGGCGGCGTCCACTGCCGGCCGTCGTCCTGTCCTGACCACCGTCCCTGGAGGCTCTGTCGTGCCCACCATCGCCATCGCCGCCTCGCCGCCGCTTCCGTCGGCCCGCCAGCGCGCGGTCGTGCTGCGGCTGACCCGCTGGCTGGTCGACCGGGGCGTCCGGCCGGAGCGGGTCGTCGTGCGCTTCGACCCGGCCCCGGACCTGTACGCCGGCGGTTGGCCGGTTTCCGGGCACACGACGGTGACCTGCTGCGTCGGTCCGGACCGCGACGGCGACTTCCGGGCGGCGCTGGCTGGTCATGTCGCCGCCACGCTCGGCGGCACGGGATTCCTCTATGTCGAGTGCCGCACCACCCCGCCCGCCGACGTGTACGTGCGCGTGGGCCACCAACTCGTCCGGGCCGATCAGCCGGACCCCGTCCGAGAGGAGACAGCATGACCACCGACGTGACATCCCGACTCCGCGCGACCCTCGCCGCGCGCCTCGGGGACGCCTTCACCGGCGTGGCCGACACCGACCTGCTGCGGGAGGCGCTCGGCGACGCGTACGACAGCATGTCGGCGCTGGAGTGTGTCACCGCCGTGGAGGAGGAGTTCGGCATCGAGGTCGACCTCGTCGCCGACGACGTCCGTCACTGGTTCGCCACCGTCGACCGGATGGCCGCGTTCGTCACCCGCCGGCTCGAAGACGCCGCCGTACTGCGCGTCGTCCGATGATCCCGTTCCGGACGTCGGGCACGACCGGACCCGCGGTCACCTGGTGGCGCGGACAGGACCAGCTCGACGCGGAGGCGCGGCTGTTGCTGCCGCTGCTCGGCCGGGTCGACCGGGTGCTGAGTTTCGCGCCCTCCCACCACCTCTACGGCCGGATCTTCGGCGTGGAACTGCCACGCCTGGCCGGCGTGCCGGTCGTCACGGCGTGGACCGACCCGCTGGTGCTGCCCCCGCTGACCGCCGGCATCCGGTGCCTGGTGGTCTGTCTGCCGTCGACCTGGCCGCTGCTGCGCCGGCACGTCGGGAGGCTGCGCGGCAACGACCTCGTGGCGGTGCACAGCACGGCATGTACGACTCCGGCGACACACGATGTCGTCGATCTTCTCGGTCTCGACGCCGTGGAGGTGCTGGGGTCGACCGAGACCGGCGCGGTCGCCACCCGGCCGATCACCCGTGACGGGTGCGACTGGACACTGCTGCCCGACGTCGAGCCGTTGCCCGCCGCCGACGGCCGGCTGCACGTGAGCGGACCACGACTGGCGGCGTCCCTCACCAGCCACCGCACCGGCGATCTCGTCGAGTTCACCGGCGCGCGTACCTTCCGGCACCTCGGACGGTCCGGCGGTCTGGTCAAGGTCAACGGCCGCCGGTGCGACACGGAAGCCGTCGCCGCGCTGGTCAGCCGCATGGCGCCCGGGTGCGACGCGCGCTGCGTGCCGGTGACCGACCCGATCCGCGGCGAGCACTACGACCTGTACTACTCCACCGGGCCTGAACCGGCCGAGCTGCGCCGGATGTTGGCGGCGGTGGACGCCGACCTGCCGGCCCCGCGCCTCGTACGACGGGTACCGACGCCGTGACCGACCGCGTCGAGGAGGTGCTGGCGCGGGCCGCCGCCCCGATCGAGGCGTCGCCGGACGAACTGCGCGCGATGGCCGACAGCCGTGCGGTCCTCACCGCCGCC encodes:
- a CDS encoding phenylacetate--CoA ligase family protein, whose protein sequence is MIWHHEERIDVLAQARREMCGSGGRIPDAHFYERKLAEVWRRAGNSPAYAGIGGYSPAAFAALPVTAREELKARPADFLAVAPNAALRYYETTGSTGAPTPTPRLAEDVIWNTVSVAEAWRELLDRPDERVLNLLPSDVVPVGDLVAQACDYLDVAHTRAYPFTTGILDWDRLADLWCNVAPTTVFVAPGVALQWTRLAKQRRMLDKLSDSVRRLMLLGEVNTPALRARLGRWWGATALDGSYGSTETGTLAAACTAGNQHLLPTAAYFELMTGQGLVPAGAGACAGTASGTGELVVTPLNAYARPLLRLNTGDVVTLTTGCPCGRRTPLVRVHGRASDTTQVRGVALAPGQVEEIVYAATTATGYLIEVDAAGTWARLLLEREVDGYRAGEPAMVQALQNVFERSLGLAWDQVAFVNTLPVNTKSGAAQKSWKRSNVRVLESA
- a CDS encoding prenyltransferase/squalene oxidase repeat-containing protein; its protein translation is MTRVASGPAGSGEADLWCTYAAVRTLAWLGRTDAVDDRAGVRACLTGRRNADGGYAWSRGMASDAWATYYCTQALAELGEAVPQADRTRDWLRDTWSGEAYGMTPGQAPDVWATHFSTRTARTICGDTVPDRAALTGWLRALQSPDGGLCWTPGDAEHGDADVRACYYGVMSWLEAGSGDPPPWDVPRLVAWLRRRQDRDGGFRFTEAAEVPCLWATYRATAALAALGAAPRDPAAVIFWLLGMRGGSGAFVRWAGYPVEDVWAAFCAVGTLRALGAPTGLVEAPVVARIRAVACPGGYTYREASLAADALTTAAVILSNGGGGDAAARTWLEGCQLPNEGGVMYMPGRGAEVRCTLWALAAGAFAGDAVGRSRIARWIVDLQNPDGGFGHWSGRGSDLVSTVSAAEILRLLGVAPRRGLDAERLLGFVRSCASGAGHAPVPGGRPTLRSGLQAHRLLAALGHPDASAVTRLLAAHRVRGGGWANEGNRMPDLLSTYEAVLTTDRLGLPLDGSPVARFLDSTDRDGSTAWTPLAPTGGGMLADCLGGLLRTRLSRRRRPLPAVVLS
- a CDS encoding acyl carrier protein, coding for MTTDVTSRLRATLAARLGDAFTGVADTDLLREALGDAYDSMSALECVTAVEEEFGIEVDLVADDVRHWFATVDRMAAFVTRRLEDAAVLRVVR
- a CDS encoding acyl-CoA synthetase, whose protein sequence is MIPFRTSGTTGPAVTWWRGQDQLDAEARLLLPLLGRVDRVLSFAPSHHLYGRIFGVELPRLAGVPVVTAWTDPLVLPPLTAGIRCLVVCLPSTWPLLRRHVGRLRGNDLVAVHSTACTTPATHDVVDLLGLDAVEVLGSTETGAVATRPITRDGCDWTLLPDVEPLPAADGRLHVSGPRLAASLTSHRTGDLVEFTGARTFRHLGRSGGLVKVNGRRCDTEAVAALVSRMAPGCDARCVPVTDPIRGEHYDLYYSTGPEPAELRRMLAAVDADLPAPRLVRRVPTP